One stretch of Clupea harengus chromosome 2, Ch_v2.0.2, whole genome shotgun sequence DNA includes these proteins:
- the LOC105891560 gene encoding tubulin alpha-1C chain-like, producing MRECISVHVGQAGTQIGNACWELYCLEHGIQPDGQVSSDRVPGGGDDSFNTFFCETGSGKHVPRAIFVDLEPTVIDEVRTGAYRQLFHPEQLITGKEDAANNYARGHYTVGKEVIDLVLDRIRKLSDQCTGLQGFLVFHSFGGGTGSGFTSLLMERLSVDYGKKSKLEFAVYPAPQVSTAVVEPYNSILTTHTTLEHSDCAFMVDNEAIYDICRRNLDIERPSYTNLNRLISQIVSSITASLRFDGALNVDLTEFQTNLVPYPRIHFPLATYAPVISAEKAYHEQLSVAEITNSCFEPQNQMVKCDPRHGKYMACCLLYRGDVVPKDVNSAIAAIKTKRSIQFVDWCPTGFKVGINYQPPTVVPGGDLAKVQRAVCMLSNTTAIAEAWARLDHKFDLMYAKRAFVHWYVGEGMEEGEFSEAREDMAALEKDYEEVGTDSTEDDDEDGDEY from the exons ATG CGTGAGTGCATCTCTGTTCACGTCGGACAAGCTGGCACCCAGATTggcaatgcatgctgggagctgTACTGTCTGGAGCACGGGATCCAGCCGGACGGCCAGGTGTCCAGTGACAGGGTCCCTGGCGGAGGAGACGACTCCTTCAATACCTTCTTCTGCGAGACGGGATCAGGGAAGCACGTGCCTCGGGCCATCTTTGTGGACCTGGAGCCCACTGTGATTG ATGAGGTGCGGACAGGCGCCTATCGCCAGCTCTTCCACCCGGAGCAGCTCATCACTGGaaaggaggatgctgccaacaACTACGCCCGTGGACACTACACCGTCGGCAAGGAGGTCATCGATTTAGTGCTGGACCGCATCCGCAAACTG TCTGACCAGTGCACTGGTCTTCAGGGCTTCCTGGTGTTCCACAGCTTTGGTGGAGGCACTGGATCTGGATTCACCTCCTTGTTAATGGAGCGTCTCTCTGTAGACTACGGAAAGAAGTCCAAGCTGGAGTTTGCTGTTTATCCAGCTCCCCAGGTGtccactgcagtggtggagCCCTACAACTCCATCCTGACCACCCACACCACCCTGGAGCACTCCGACTGTGCCTTCATGGTGGACAATGAAGCCATCTACGACATCTGCCGAAGGAATCTAGACATTGAGCGCCCATCCTACACCAATCTCAACCGTCTAATTAGCCAAATCGTGTCCTCCATAACAGCCTCCCTCAGGTTTGATGGAGCCCTGAATGTGGATCTGACGGAGTTCCAGACCAATTTGGTGCCCTACCCTCGTATCCACTTCCCCCTAGCCACCTATGCTCCAGTCATCTCTGCTGAGAAGGCTTACCATGAGCAGCTGTCTGTGGCTGAGATCACAAACTCCTGCTTCGAGCCTCAAAACCAGATGGTGAAGTGTGACCCTCGTCATGGTAAATACATGGCCTGCTGTCTTCTTTACCGTGGTGATGTGGTTCCCAAAGATGTAAATTCTGCTATTGCCGCTATCAAAACCAAGCGCAGCATCCAGTTTGTGGACTGGTGCCCCACTGGCTTCAAGGTGGGCATCAACTACCAGCCCCCCACTGTGGTGCCTGGTGGAGACCTGGCCAAGGTGCAGAGGGCCGTGTGTATGCTGAGCAACACCACCGCCATCGCTGAGGCCTGGGCCCGTCTGGACCACAAGTTTGACCTGATGTACGCCAAGAGGGCCTTCGTGCACTGGTACGTGGGGGAGGgcatggaggagggagagtttTCCGAGGCCAGAGAAGACATGGCCGCCCTGGAGAAGGATTATGAGGAGGTgggcacagacagcacagaggatgatgatgaggacgGCGATGAATACTAA
- the dnajb2 gene encoding dnaJ homolog subfamily B member 2 isoform X1 — MVDYYDILGVSRTASPDDIKKAYRKQALRWHPDKNPDTKDEAERKFKEIAEAYEVLSDRSKRDSYDTYGKEGVHNSGSSEPSTPGDFPGFTFTFRSPDEVFREFFGGQDPFADFFDDFPFGGMHRGHHGHQGHSRAGPGRFFSFPSAGVDFTSFSMGGMGSMDGMDMGGGTGNFKSVSTSTRIVNGKRTTTRKIRENGQERTEIEEDGLLKSILINGVADEMALALELSRREQQGSSSSPSQSSSSTNHHQRLPQPKASPAQRSFSSGPFYHCADGVEDDEDDEDLQMALAYSLSELEAQQRVASSAQDFISGRNAAAHYPHPTGFPAHLTP; from the exons ATGGTGGATTACTATGACATTCTGGGAGTGTCAAGAACTGCCTCTCCAGATGATATCAAGAAAGC gtaCAGGAAACAGGCCTTACGATGGCACCCAGACAAGAACCCGGACACCAAAgacgaggcagagagaaaatTTAAGGAGATCGCTGAGGCCTACGAAGTCCTGTCTGACA gaaGTAAACGAGATTCATATGACACATATGGCAAAGAAGGAGTGCACAATTCAG GCTCTAGTGAGCCGTCAACACCTGGAGATTTCCCAGGATTCACCTTCACATTCCGAAGCCCAGACGAGGTCTTCCGAGAGTTCTTCGGGGGCCAGGATCCCTTTGCCGACTTCTtcg ATGACTTCCCTTTCGGAGGGATGCATCGCGGTCACCACGGCCACCAAGGCCACTCCAGGGCAGGCCCCGGACgcttcttctccttcccttcAGCAGGAG TGGACTTCACCAGCTTCTCGATGGGGGGGATGGGCAGTATGGACGGAATGGACATGGGTGGAGGGACGGGCAACTTCAAGTCAGTCTCCACCTCCACGCGCATCGTCAACGGCAAGCGCACCACAACGAGGAA GATCAGAGAGAACGgccaggagagaacagagatcgAGGAGGATGGGCTCTTAAAAAGCATTCTCATCAACG GTGTGGCTGATGAGATGGCTCTGGCCCTTGAGCTTAGTCGCCGCGAGCAACAAGGcagctcctcctccccctcccagtcGTCATCATCAACCAATCATCATCAACGTCTGCCACAGCCCAAGGCAAGCCCCGCCCAGCGCTCCTTCAGCTCCGGCCCTTTCTACCACTGCGCCGACGGCGTGGAGGATGACGAGGACGACGAAGACCTCCAGATGGCGCTAGCGTACAGCTTGTCAGAGTTGGAGGCTCAGCAGAGAGTCGCCTCGTCCGCCCAAGACTTCATCTCAG GACGCAACGCTGCTGCTCACTACCCTCACCCAACCGGCTTCCCTGCTCATCTCACTCcctaa
- the LOC105891559 gene encoding tubulin alpha chain: MRECISMHVGQAGAQMGNACWELYCLEHGIQPDGQMPSDKPRGGGDDSFNTFFSETGAGKHVPRAIFVDLEPTVIDEVRTGIYRQLFHPEQLITGKEDAANNYARGHYTIGKEIIDLVLDRTRKLADQCTGLQGFLIFHSFGGGTGSGFTSLLMERLSVDYGKKSKLEFAVYPAPQVSTAVVEPYNSILTTHTTLEHSDCAFMVDNEAIYDICRKNLDIERPSYTNLNRLIGQIVSSITASLRFDGALNVDLTEFQTNLVPYPRIHFPLATYAPVISAEKAYHEQLSVADITNACFEPANQMVKCDPRHGKYMACCLLYRGDVVPKDVNSAIATIKTKRSIQFVDWCPTGFKVGINYQPPTVVPGGDLAKVQRAVCMLSNTTAIAEAWARLDHKFDLMYAKRAFVHWYVGEGMEEGEFSEAREDMAALEKDYEEVGTDSMGEEDEEGEEY, translated from the exons ATG CGCGAGTGTATTTCTATGCATGTCGGCCAAGCCGGAGCCCAGATGggcaatgcatgctgggagctcTACTGTCTGGAGCACGGGATCCAGCCGGACGGCCAGATGCCAAGCGATAAGcccaggggaggaggagacgaCTCCTTCAATACCTTCTTCAGTGAGACTGGAGCTGGGAAACACGTGCCACGCGCCATCTTTGTAGATCTGGAGCCCACTGTGATAG ATGAGGTGCGCACGGGCATCTATCGCCAGCTCTTCCACCCGGAGCAGCTCATCACTGGaaaggaggatgctgccaacaACTACGCCCGTGGACACTACACCATCGGCAAGGAGATCATTGACCTTGTGCTCGATCGGACACGTAAACTg GCTGACCAGTGCACTGGCCTCCAAGGATTCCTCATCTTCCACAGCTTTGGTGGAGGCACCGGCTCGGGTTTCACCTCCTTGTTAATGGAGCGTCTCTCTGTAGACTACGGAAAGAAGTCCAAGCTGGAGTTTGCTGTTTATCCAGCTCCCCAGGTGtccactgcagtggtggagCCCTACAACTCCATCCTGACCACCCACACCACCCTGGAGCACTCCGACTGTGCCTTCATGGTGGACAATGAAGCCATCTACGACATCTGCCGCAAGAATTTGGACATCGAGCGCCCCTCTTACACCAATCTCAACAGGCTAATTGGCCAGATTGTCTCCTCCATAACAGCCTCCCTCAGGTTTGACGGAGCCCTGAATGTGGATCTGACGGAGTTCCAGACCAATCTGGTGCCCTACCCTCGTATCCACTTCCCCCTAGCCACCTATGCTCCAGTCATCTCTGCTGAGAAGGCTTACCATGAGCAGCTGTCCGTGGCTGACATCACAAACGCCTGCTTtgaaccagccaatcagatggtGAAGTGTGACCCTCGTCATGGTAAATATATGGCCTGCTGCTTGCTATACCGTGGTGATGTGGTTCCCAAAGATGTCAACTCTGCCATCGCCACCATCAAGACCAAAAGAAGCATCCAGTTTGTGGACTGGTGCCCCACTGGCTTCAAGGTGGGCATCAACTACCAGCCCCCCACTGTGGTGCCTGGTGGAGACCTGGCCAAGGTGCAGAGGGCCGTGTGTATGCTGAGCAACACCACCGCCATCGCTGAGGCCTGGGCCCGTCTGGACCACAAGTTTGACCTGATGTACGCCAAGAGGGCCTTCGTGCACTGGTACGTGGGGGAGGGCATGGAGGAAGGAGAGTTCTCCGAGGCCAGAGAAGACATGGCCGCCCTGGAGAAGGATTATGAGGAGGTGGGCACAGACAGCATgggagaagaggatgaggaaggagaggagtacTGA
- the dnajb2 gene encoding dnaJ homolog subfamily B member 2 isoform X2, with the protein MVDYYDILGVSRTASPDDIKKAYRKQALRWHPDKNPDTKDEAERKFKEIAEAYEVLSDRSKRDSYDTYGKEGVHNSGSSEPSTPGDFPGFTFTFRSPDEVFREFFGGQDPFADFFDDFPFGGMHRGHHGHQGHSRAGPGRFFSFPSAGVDFTSFSMGGMGSMDGMDMGGGTGNFKSVSTSTRIVNGKRTTTRKIRENGQERTEIEEDGLLKSILINGVADEMALALELSRREQQGSSSSPSQSSSSTNHHQRLPQPKASPAQRSFSSGPFYHCADGVEDDEDDEDLQMALAYSLSELEAQQRVASSAQDFISDSDFQAFTG; encoded by the exons ATGGTGGATTACTATGACATTCTGGGAGTGTCAAGAACTGCCTCTCCAGATGATATCAAGAAAGC gtaCAGGAAACAGGCCTTACGATGGCACCCAGACAAGAACCCGGACACCAAAgacgaggcagagagaaaatTTAAGGAGATCGCTGAGGCCTACGAAGTCCTGTCTGACA gaaGTAAACGAGATTCATATGACACATATGGCAAAGAAGGAGTGCACAATTCAG GCTCTAGTGAGCCGTCAACACCTGGAGATTTCCCAGGATTCACCTTCACATTCCGAAGCCCAGACGAGGTCTTCCGAGAGTTCTTCGGGGGCCAGGATCCCTTTGCCGACTTCTtcg ATGACTTCCCTTTCGGAGGGATGCATCGCGGTCACCACGGCCACCAAGGCCACTCCAGGGCAGGCCCCGGACgcttcttctccttcccttcAGCAGGAG TGGACTTCACCAGCTTCTCGATGGGGGGGATGGGCAGTATGGACGGAATGGACATGGGTGGAGGGACGGGCAACTTCAAGTCAGTCTCCACCTCCACGCGCATCGTCAACGGCAAGCGCACCACAACGAGGAA GATCAGAGAGAACGgccaggagagaacagagatcgAGGAGGATGGGCTCTTAAAAAGCATTCTCATCAACG GTGTGGCTGATGAGATGGCTCTGGCCCTTGAGCTTAGTCGCCGCGAGCAACAAGGcagctcctcctccccctcccagtcGTCATCATCAACCAATCATCATCAACGTCTGCCACAGCCCAAGGCAAGCCCCGCCCAGCGCTCCTTCAGCTCCGGCCCTTTCTACCACTGCGCCGACGGCGTGGAGGATGACGAGGACGACGAAGACCTCCAGATGGCGCTAGCGTACAGCTTGTCAGAGTTGGAGGCTCAGCAGAGAGTCGCCTCGTCCGCCCAAGACTTCATCTCAG ACTCTGACTTCCAGGCCTTCACGGGCTGA